In one Bacillus sp. PK3_68 genomic region, the following are encoded:
- a CDS encoding DUF4179 domain-containing protein produces MMKNPYELLNQVDSRSEQYEEVQLNAAEKTRLKQSLQAKIKPRKKKNRKLLLAAAFILVTAGPLMLSNDQVWASLSKAGKQIELFFNKPENEFTGYKQMIEKTAADQDVHVTLNELMLDDGQILLSLNIKSTDPNRKTPIQPGELQVKIGELAFANAAYTLHRENKETEDGSWNYLYSFDLDHIDTNGDGVNDKAFQILDYMDSQKDYPVTITFQTMEYEKEHGTKSGKYSDSFGEIKGHWAFQTTVNGANIQSDTTVYRVDKEININEKGIEGTLKIKEIRVSPVSVKIHHTFEYKKGTSESHAIHLILKDEKGKLLLGSGTGESSLTLSEMSEEIELDHNIRKISITPSIFNYKTESQQPLKDQSFEVDVTKQ; encoded by the coding sequence ATGATGAAAAATCCATATGAATTGTTAAACCAAGTTGATAGCAGATCAGAGCAATACGAAGAAGTACAATTAAATGCGGCTGAGAAAACGAGACTAAAGCAATCATTACAAGCAAAAATCAAGCCTCGAAAAAAGAAAAATCGAAAACTTTTACTTGCAGCTGCTTTTATATTGGTAACAGCAGGCCCTCTTATGCTGAGCAATGATCAAGTATGGGCCTCTCTATCAAAAGCTGGAAAGCAGATTGAATTATTTTTTAACAAACCAGAAAATGAGTTTACCGGCTATAAACAAATGATAGAGAAAACAGCTGCAGACCAAGATGTCCACGTTACACTAAATGAATTAATGCTTGATGACGGCCAAATCCTGCTCAGTCTGAATATAAAGTCAACAGACCCGAATAGGAAGACCCCTATTCAGCCAGGAGAACTTCAAGTAAAAATCGGAGAGCTGGCATTCGCCAATGCCGCTTATACTCTGCATAGGGAGAATAAAGAGACAGAAGACGGCAGCTGGAACTACTTATACTCCTTTGATTTAGATCATATCGACACAAATGGAGACGGCGTGAATGACAAAGCCTTCCAAATTCTCGATTATATGGATTCACAAAAAGATTATCCTGTAACGATTACTTTTCAGACGATGGAATATGAAAAGGAACATGGCACTAAGTCTGGGAAATATTCTGATTCGTTCGGGGAAATTAAAGGGCACTGGGCCTTCCAAACGACGGTCAACGGCGCCAATATTCAGTCTGACACAACCGTTTATCGTGTAGATAAAGAAATAAATATTAATGAAAAAGGCATTGAAGGAACGTTGAAAATAAAAGAAATCCGCGTATCCCCTGTCTCTGTAAAAATACATCATACGTTTGAATATAAGAAAGGTACAAGTGAAAGCCACGCTATCCACCTTATTCTTAAAGATGAAAAAGGCAAGCTTCTTCTAGGAAGCGGAACGGGAGAAAGCTCACTCACCCTATCCGAAATGAGTGAAGAGATTGAATTAGACCATAATATTCGTAAAATTAGCATCACCCCAAGTATCTTTAATTATAAGACAGAATCTCAACAGCCTTTGAAGGATCAATCGTTTGAAGTAGATGTAACAAAGCAGTAA
- a CDS encoding iron-siderophore ABC transporter substrate-binding protein, with translation MHTYFTRNRFSSLLAAFMLVIVFALAGCGNEEKQPSKDNKASNEANTTESKPYTVEHAMGKTEIKGNPKRVVILTNEGTEALLALGVKPVGAVQSWTGNPWYKHIEDDMKGVKSVGNEGEPSVETIASLKPDLIIGNKMRHEKIYEQLSAIAPTVYSETLRGDWKENFKLYAKAVNKEEEGNQVITDFDKRVQELKGKLGDKVNQKVSIVRFMPGDVRIYHKDTFSGVILDQLGFARPKGQEQPDFAEKNVTKERIPAMDGDILFYFTYDPAESKGEAPKLEEEWVNDPLFKNLNVVKNNNIHKVDDAVWNTAGGVVAANLFLDDIEKYFLTEK, from the coding sequence ATGCATACATATTTTACACGCAATCGCTTTTCATCGCTGTTGGCAGCATTCATGCTAGTCATTGTTTTTGCACTGGCGGGCTGCGGCAATGAAGAAAAGCAACCTTCGAAAGATAATAAAGCGTCGAATGAAGCAAACACAACTGAGAGCAAACCTTACACCGTAGAACATGCCATGGGAAAAACAGAAATCAAAGGTAATCCTAAACGTGTTGTCATTCTGACAAACGAAGGCACGGAAGCCCTTTTGGCATTGGGAGTAAAACCTGTAGGTGCTGTACAATCATGGACAGGCAACCCTTGGTATAAACATATTGAGGATGACATGAAAGGTGTTAAAAGTGTTGGGAATGAAGGTGAACCAAGTGTAGAAACTATTGCTTCATTGAAACCGGATTTAATTATCGGCAATAAAATGCGACACGAAAAAATTTACGAGCAGTTAAGCGCGATTGCTCCGACGGTCTACTCAGAAACGCTGCGCGGTGATTGGAAAGAAAACTTTAAACTTTATGCGAAAGCAGTAAATAAAGAAGAAGAAGGAAACCAAGTAATTACTGACTTTGACAAGCGCGTCCAAGAATTAAAAGGCAAGCTTGGTGACAAAGTGAACCAAAAAGTTTCTATTGTCCGTTTCATGCCTGGTGATGTTCGGATTTATCACAAGGATACTTTCTCCGGCGTTATTTTAGATCAATTAGGCTTTGCCCGTCCGAAGGGCCAGGAGCAGCCGGATTTCGCTGAGAAAAATGTAACGAAAGAGCGTATTCCTGCAATGGATGGAGACATTCTTTTCTACTTCACATATGACCCGGCAGAAAGCAAAGGGGAGGCACCGAAGTTAGAAGAAGAATGGGTTAACGATCCGCTATTCAAAAACTTAAATGTCGTAAAAAATAACAACATCCATAAAGTGGACGATGCTGTCTGGAATACAGCGGGCGGCGTAGTAGCAGCTAATTTATTCCTGGATGATATTGAGAAATATTTTTTAACTGAGAAGTAA
- a CDS encoding S8 family peptidase, translated as MQRKGIIGLSVLVLGLATIAVLSFNRQPEDEAARFNSEKNVRQMQVQNLQQDNPRILKINAIRANDITKKRLDNDPSVKLIHHNKQDKSHYYDNEVVVDFNASPSEADIAKITRDIDGELKEQLDSVYIFKSSSKTPAELMEYFQQSPNVTYTEPHYIFLQNEVNDTYYQNYQWNLPAIRTEVGWNVTRGSRKIKIAVVDTGVDLNHPDLSHRLTKGYNALSHDDPPNDDNGHGTHVAGIIASIPNNAEGVAGITWYNPIIPVKVLNSDGLGGSFDVAQGIRWAADHGADVINLSLGNYQPSTVMQEAIRYALKKNIVVVSAAGNDNSSQPSFPAAYPGVIGVAAVDWEGNRAPFSNYGDYIDIAAPGVHIASTFSQGQYASLSGTSMAAPHVSALAGLIRSIDPNLRNTEVMNIMTKTTQQAEQTRPKIYYGNGVIDNNNALRVAYRKKYPLGRTSEWIDQFFAR; from the coding sequence ATGCAAAGAAAAGGAATAATCGGATTATCTGTCTTGGTTTTGGGCCTTGCAACGATAGCAGTATTAAGCTTTAACAGACAGCCGGAAGACGAGGCGGCCCGCTTTAACAGCGAAAAAAATGTCCGGCAAATGCAAGTGCAGAACTTGCAGCAGGACAACCCACGCATTTTAAAAATAAATGCCATTCGCGCCAATGATATTACTAAAAAAAGGCTGGATAACGATCCTTCTGTTAAGCTGATCCATCATAACAAGCAGGATAAAAGCCACTATTATGACAATGAGGTAGTTGTAGACTTTAATGCTTCTCCGAGTGAAGCCGATATAGCGAAAATCACTCGCGATATTGACGGCGAGCTGAAAGAGCAGCTGGATTCCGTCTATATTTTCAAATCCAGCAGTAAAACACCGGCTGAATTGATGGAGTATTTCCAGCAAAGCCCGAATGTTACGTATACAGAGCCCCATTATATTTTCTTGCAAAATGAAGTGAACGATACCTATTACCAAAACTACCAGTGGAATCTGCCCGCTATTCGGACAGAAGTTGGGTGGAATGTTACTCGGGGCTCCAGAAAAATAAAAATTGCCGTTGTGGATACCGGCGTAGACCTGAATCACCCTGATCTTTCTCACCGGTTGACGAAGGGCTACAATGCGCTCTCTCATGATGATCCACCAAATGATGATAATGGGCATGGTACCCATGTGGCCGGAATTATCGCTTCTATCCCGAATAATGCTGAAGGGGTCGCAGGGATTACATGGTATAACCCGATTATCCCCGTAAAAGTGCTTAACTCCGATGGGTTGGGCGGCTCCTTTGATGTTGCCCAAGGAATCCGATGGGCAGCAGACCATGGGGCCGACGTAATTAATTTAAGCCTTGGGAATTACCAGCCTTCCACTGTTATGCAAGAAGCCATTCGCTATGCTTTGAAAAAAAATATCGTTGTTGTCTCTGCAGCTGGAAATGATAACTCCAGCCAGCCGAGTTTCCCGGCTGCTTATCCCGGTGTGATTGGTGTAGCTGCTGTAGACTGGGAAGGCAACCGTGCTCCCTTTTCAAATTATGGAGATTATATTGACATAGCAGCACCTGGTGTCCACATTGCCAGTACATTTTCTCAGGGACAATACGCCAGCCTGTCAGGTACGTCCATGGCTGCTCCACATGTAAGTGCCTTAGCAGGGCTGATTCGCTCCATTGATCCCAATTTGAGAAATACAGAAGTAATGAACATTATGACAAAAACAACACAGCAGGCAGAACAAACCCGTCCGAAGATCTACTATGGCAATGGAGTCATTGACAATAACAATGCTTTGCGGGTCGCGTACAGAAAAAAGTATCCATTAGGGAGGACAAGCGAGTGGATCGATCAATTTTTCGCGCGATAA
- the efeO gene encoding iron uptake system protein EfeO, translating into MNQIVRNVGILLLSSSLLVGCGDAGSKDSESKEASQGLKAEQANKLDKEVNTYKEFASEQLDQFVIQTEAFAEAVKAGDVEKAKELYAPARMYFERSEPIAESFGDLDPRIDARLADVKEEGQGEEEWSGYHKIEKGLWVDGTTKGYEAVADQLLKDVKELRAKVETVDVTPDLMITGAVDLLNEVSTSKITGEEEIYSHTDLYDFKANVEGAEKIFGIFKPKLQEKDAELAKTLEENFGTLNGLLAKYEDGKGGYVSYETLTKEDTKALSEAVDHLGEPLSQMAIVVE; encoded by the coding sequence ATGAATCAAATAGTCCGAAATGTAGGGATTTTATTGCTGTCAAGCAGTCTTTTAGTTGGGTGTGGAGATGCCGGGTCAAAGGACTCGGAAAGCAAAGAAGCGAGTCAGGGCTTGAAAGCAGAGCAAGCGAACAAGCTGGATAAAGAAGTCAATACTTACAAGGAATTTGCTTCAGAGCAGCTGGACCAATTTGTTATTCAGACAGAAGCGTTTGCAGAAGCAGTCAAAGCAGGTGATGTAGAGAAGGCGAAAGAGCTATACGCACCAGCAAGGATGTATTTTGAACGTTCAGAACCTATTGCAGAGAGTTTCGGCGATCTGGATCCACGCATTGATGCTCGTTTGGCAGACGTGAAAGAAGAGGGGCAAGGAGAAGAAGAGTGGTCCGGCTACCATAAAATTGAAAAAGGTCTTTGGGTTGACGGAACGACTAAAGGATATGAAGCCGTGGCCGATCAATTATTAAAAGATGTAAAAGAGCTTCGTGCAAAAGTTGAAACAGTTGATGTAACACCGGATTTAATGATTACTGGGGCCGTTGATTTATTAAATGAGGTCTCTACATCAAAAATTACAGGAGAAGAGGAAATTTATTCTCATACTGACTTGTACGACTTTAAAGCCAACGTTGAAGGCGCTGAGAAAATTTTCGGGATTTTTAAGCCAAAATTACAAGAAAAAGATGCTGAGCTTGCTAAAACATTAGAAGAAAACTTTGGAACATTAAATGGATTACTAGCTAAGTACGAAGATGGAAAAGGCGGATATGTGTCTTACGAAACATTAACGAAAGAAGATACGAAAGCATTATCGGAAGCTGTCGATCATTTAGGGGAACCTTTAAGCCAAATGGCCATTGTTGTGGAGTGA
- a CDS encoding sigma-70 family RNA polymerase sigma factor: MDDRIIVKQITRKKDIGLEMLIDHYAGLITAIVRKHLSGLNMYEEECINDVLLSVWNNIESFDQKQNSFKNWIGAIAKYKAIDYKRKYMKERKNISLSQVDPPASADSLLLQHELQEEIEELLSHLNEKDRHLFKQYYLEDVRLEKIASHTQTTKDNLYNRLSRGRKN, translated from the coding sequence ATGGATGATAGGATCATCGTTAAGCAAATTACTCGTAAAAAAGACATAGGTTTGGAAATGTTAATCGATCATTATGCCGGTCTCATCACCGCTATCGTTCGAAAACACTTAAGCGGTTTGAATATGTATGAGGAAGAGTGCATCAATGATGTGTTGTTATCTGTCTGGAACAACATTGAAAGCTTTGACCAAAAACAAAATTCGTTTAAAAACTGGATTGGGGCTATCGCTAAATATAAGGCGATTGATTATAAGCGCAAGTATATGAAAGAAAGGAAAAATATTAGCTTATCACAAGTCGATCCCCCGGCCTCTGCAGACTCCCTTCTCCTGCAGCATGAATTGCAAGAAGAAATCGAGGAGTTACTCAGCCATTTGAATGAAAAAGACCGGCATTTGTTTAAACAATATTACTTAGAAGATGTCCGTTTGGAGAAGATCGCCAGCCACACTCAGACGACGAAAGATAATTTGTATAACCGGCTATCAAGAGGACGAAAAAATTGA
- a CDS encoding IucA/IucC family C-terminal-domain containing protein, which translates to MNSFTNEELAVLEEKYRLTTRTASSSLTIQANGLLDDQQLCSYLLQVKDKIKAANTTVAASLFIKRYSFAILIALYSMSVLNKRLDFSFRNIWIETLDEEEPLWLPSFRFSHLAADEPGNVDRVKWREEAIQQIFGGHIDLLFTHVKRQSRLSKLIMWENLYTYIRWMYESLLNTPEYHGQHETLANDFHYLVKEGAGSLFGSYHQNPLLRCESSQQRVEKNGTVIQKRKTCCLSYLAGSKGKRCSVCPIDCTSK; encoded by the coding sequence ATGAACTCATTTACTAATGAAGAATTGGCTGTTCTAGAAGAGAAGTATCGCTTAACCACACGGACTGCTTCTTCCTCCTTAACAATTCAAGCAAACGGTCTACTCGATGATCAACAACTATGCTCTTATTTACTGCAAGTCAAAGATAAAATCAAAGCAGCTAACACGACTGTGGCTGCTTCTCTTTTTATCAAGAGGTACAGTTTTGCTATATTAATTGCCCTCTATTCGATGAGCGTTCTCAATAAGCGACTGGACTTTTCCTTTCGTAATATATGGATTGAAACGTTGGATGAAGAAGAGCCATTATGGCTGCCTTCTTTCAGGTTTTCTCATTTAGCCGCCGATGAACCGGGCAATGTCGACCGTGTGAAATGGAGAGAAGAGGCCATTCAGCAAATATTCGGAGGCCATATTGATCTATTGTTCACTCATGTAAAAAGGCAAAGCCGTCTGTCCAAGTTAATTATGTGGGAAAATCTCTATACTTATATTCGCTGGATGTACGAAAGCCTGCTAAACACCCCAGAGTATCATGGCCAACATGAGACTCTTGCCAATGATTTTCATTATCTTGTTAAAGAAGGAGCTGGATCACTGTTCGGCTCTTACCATCAAAATCCATTGTTAAGATGCGAGAGTTCACAACAGCGCGTTGAAAAAAATGGAACAGTCATTCAGAAGCGCAAAACCTGCTGTCTTTCTTATTTAGCGGGATCGAAAGGCAAGCGTTGCAGCGTATGCCCGATTGATTGTACATCTAAATAA
- a CDS encoding ABC transporter ATP-binding protein, with protein MPALETKSLTLSYGDTIIIDELDLHIPKGEITVFIGSNGCGKSTLLRSLARLLKPQSGSILIEGEMVSSLPTKEIAKRLAILPQGPVAPEGLTVLQLVKQGRYPYQKWYRQWSEEDERVIHNALQATGMEALSDRLVDSLSGGQRQRAWIAMTLAQDTDIILLDEPTTYLDMTHQIEILDLLFELNEQEGRTIVMVLHDLNLACRYAHHLVAVKDKKVYAHGKPEHVMSPELVKTVFNMNCEITVDPLFGTPMCIPHGKGRYVAAEEKKDHELIY; from the coding sequence ATGCCAGCACTAGAAACGAAGTCGCTTACATTGTCTTATGGAGATACAATCATTATTGATGAATTGGATTTACACATTCCTAAAGGTGAAATTACGGTCTTTATCGGCAGCAATGGGTGTGGGAAATCTACGCTTCTTCGCTCGTTAGCTCGCTTGCTGAAACCGCAGTCCGGTTCTATTTTGATCGAAGGAGAAATGGTATCAAGTCTTCCTACAAAAGAAATTGCCAAGCGGTTAGCCATTTTGCCTCAAGGGCCTGTGGCTCCTGAAGGGCTGACTGTTTTACAACTCGTCAAGCAAGGACGCTATCCTTATCAAAAGTGGTACCGCCAATGGTCTGAAGAAGATGAGAGGGTCATCCATAATGCCCTGCAAGCAACGGGAATGGAAGCTTTATCTGACCGTTTAGTCGATTCGTTGTCGGGAGGCCAGAGACAACGTGCCTGGATTGCAATGACGTTAGCGCAGGACACCGACATCATCTTGCTTGATGAGCCGACAACGTATTTGGACATGACTCATCAAATTGAAATTCTTGATCTCTTATTCGAGCTCAACGAACAAGAAGGACGTACCATTGTCATGGTGCTTCACGATTTAAATCTTGCTTGCCGTTATGCCCACCACCTCGTTGCTGTAAAAGACAAGAAAGTCTATGCTCATGGAAAGCCAGAACATGTCATGAGCCCTGAATTAGTGAAAACCGTCTTTAATATGAATTGCGAGATAACCGTCGATCCCCTTTTCGGGACTCCTATGTGCATCCCTCATGGAAAAGGGAGATATGTGGCGGCTGAGGAGAAGAAAGACCATGAACTCATTTACTAA
- a CDS encoding iron ABC transporter permease, whose amino-acid sequence MLLRHTEGKAFGLIISGGILLICIGLSIVMGYTNTSIKTAVQAFQHFNGSNEHIIIQNVRLPRALIAAAVGSSLAIAGALMQALMKNPLASPDILGINAGAGFFIVVALMVFSVNSLHAFTWIAFAGAASAAFIVYFFSGTGGGGLTPMRLTLAGAAIAALFSSLTQGLLVMDESALDQALFWLAGSVQGRKLEILLSVLPYLAAATIVAFFMAQKINILTMGEDVAKGLGQQTGAVKLIVAISFILLAGGSVAVAGPIGFIGIIVPHIVRSLVGNDYRWVLPYCSVIGGILLLVADIGARYVIMPEEVPVGVMTAFIGTPFFIYIARKGGRAS is encoded by the coding sequence ATGCTGTTGAGACACACGGAGGGAAAAGCCTTTGGACTGATAATTAGTGGAGGAATATTACTTATTTGTATCGGTCTTAGCATCGTCATGGGCTATACAAATACAAGCATAAAAACAGCTGTTCAAGCATTTCAGCATTTCAATGGCTCAAATGAACATATTATTATTCAAAATGTACGTCTTCCCCGGGCATTAATCGCTGCTGCCGTAGGAAGCAGCCTGGCTATAGCGGGGGCGTTGATGCAGGCATTAATGAAAAATCCGCTTGCTTCTCCTGATATTCTTGGAATCAATGCAGGGGCCGGCTTTTTTATTGTAGTTGCATTGATGGTGTTTTCCGTTAACTCTCTTCATGCATTTACATGGATAGCATTTGCCGGAGCGGCATCTGCTGCTTTTATCGTCTACTTCTTCAGCGGGACAGGAGGCGGCGGACTTACCCCCATGAGATTGACGCTTGCAGGCGCGGCCATCGCAGCGCTGTTTTCCTCTCTAACCCAGGGGCTGCTGGTAATGGATGAGTCGGCTCTTGATCAAGCCTTATTTTGGCTTGCCGGATCTGTACAAGGTAGAAAACTAGAAATTCTTCTTTCTGTTCTTCCCTATCTTGCAGCAGCTACGATCGTTGCTTTTTTCATGGCTCAGAAGATTAACATCTTAACGATGGGTGAAGATGTAGCGAAAGGACTTGGCCAGCAGACAGGCGCAGTGAAACTCATTGTTGCCATTTCCTTCATCCTGCTCGCGGGCGGCTCTGTGGCTGTAGCTGGCCCGATTGGGTTTATTGGTATTATCGTTCCTCATATTGTTCGCTCATTAGTGGGCAATGATTATCGCTGGGTATTGCCTTATTGCAGTGTAATAGGCGGAATTTTACTTTTGGTGGCTGATATCGGTGCCCGCTATGTTATCATGCCAGAGGAAGTTCCGGTCGGAGTAATGACCGCTTTTATTGGCACACCCTTTTTTATCTACATTGCACGTAAAGGAGGCCGTGCCTCATGA
- a CDS encoding glucose 1-dehydrogenase, translated as MDLHLQGKNVLITGGSKGIGKAIAQAFIREGANVSIAARGIESLKKAQEELDHHVSIFQADILNPEEREKLMESFMEQKGKIDVLVNNAGGSNGGRAMDTEMELFHEALELNYFSAVHLSKLAADHMKKEKSGAIINITSVYGRESGGKVTYNNAKSALISFTKAFADEAIADGIRVNSVAPGSILHETGNWKRRLEENPEQIKAFVKNDIPAGRFGTPEEVANVVAFLASDKASWIVGASLNVDGGQSKMNF; from the coding sequence GTGGATTTGCACTTACAAGGAAAGAACGTACTGATCACCGGGGGCTCGAAGGGAATTGGAAAAGCCATTGCCCAAGCTTTCATACGTGAAGGAGCGAATGTTTCGATCGCCGCCCGTGGCATAGAATCATTGAAAAAAGCACAAGAAGAGCTGGATCATCATGTCTCTATTTTTCAAGCGGATATTTTAAATCCCGAAGAACGGGAGAAGCTCATGGAATCTTTTATGGAGCAAAAGGGGAAAATTGATGTTCTGGTCAACAATGCAGGCGGCAGCAACGGGGGAAGGGCAATGGATACGGAGATGGAGCTGTTCCATGAAGCGCTGGAGCTGAATTATTTTTCAGCTGTTCATTTAAGCAAGCTAGCAGCCGATCATATGAAGAAGGAAAAGAGCGGGGCGATCATCAATATCACATCTGTATATGGAAGAGAGAGCGGCGGCAAGGTGACATATAACAATGCCAAATCAGCTTTGATCAGTTTTACAAAAGCTTTTGCAGACGAAGCCATTGCTGATGGGATTCGTGTAAACAGCGTGGCACCGGGAAGCATACTCCATGAAACCGGCAACTGGAAGAGACGGCTTGAAGAAAATCCGGAACAAATTAAAGCGTTTGTGAAAAATGATATTCCGGCGGGGCGTTTCGGCACTCCAGAAGAAGTGGCTAACGTCGTTGCTTTTCTGGCATCTGACAAAGCTTCATGGATCGTGGGAGCAAGCCTTAATGTAGACGGCGGCCAATCTAAAATGAATTTCTAG
- a CDS encoding DNA alkylation repair protein, which produces MSTRYCCPNCRTNRSRFNIVEQVAHGVKLDPQTGEVIERFEGSSDPGPFHATYNGPERRIHCAVCNLVEDEMMFIKFGEKQQS; this is translated from the coding sequence ATGAGTACGCGTTATTGCTGTCCAAACTGCAGGACGAACCGTTCCAGATTCAACATTGTCGAACAGGTCGCTCATGGAGTCAAACTAGATCCTCAGACAGGAGAGGTGATTGAGCGGTTCGAAGGCTCAAGTGATCCTGGTCCTTTCCATGCAACCTATAACGGTCCCGAACGCAGAATTCATTGTGCGGTCTGCAATTTAGTTGAAGATGAAATGATGTTTATTAAGTTTGGGGAAAAGCAACAGAGTTAA
- a CDS encoding FTR1 family protein, whose amino-acid sequence MKKIVILFGLLLYMLSPIQPVHAEESYSDLFISVGDAMMKTKAEDWKAVDAFVAQLNKDWKQVDQTDSKEAKKVDEALLQVNKVAGKHKKEPMLAALSVMSHALVAFDKEQNPVDEEEQRLEVKSAFMPVLADLQTAIKNKDAEEAYAQYQKCLSTWNRNESIVREQSIAYYGQIETQLGFLRIALLQDEKDFEQISGIYDKLAEAVDGFVSGREIKANNNNYSLHTLVDLLGKADQAIDNNQPKEAVSFLQEFLTVWPSVEGDVRTRNGGLYTKLESDIPIIAGKLSSSDANVVEKQQKKINEYKQSIELLQGKSYTMWDAALIMLREGLEALLIVAALIAFLRKANASQHQKWIWLGALAGIIMSVVAAVVINIMFSAATAGANRETIEGVTGIIAVVMMIGVGVWLHQKSNMKAWNQYIQKQMGTALSTGSIISMALVSFLSIFREGAETVIFYMGMAPSISTGKLLAGILLALVILSVFAFLLIRYSTKIAVGPFFKIATILIYFLAFKILGMSIHALQLTGHIGTTQIHSLPIVSWIGFYPTWETIIPQLVLLAIIAMTAMWMNKRA is encoded by the coding sequence ATGAAAAAGATTGTTATCCTATTCGGTTTGCTGTTGTATATGCTTTCTCCTATACAACCCGTACACGCCGAGGAGAGTTACAGCGATTTATTTATCTCAGTCGGCGATGCCATGATGAAAACAAAAGCAGAGGACTGGAAAGCGGTAGATGCATTTGTTGCTCAATTGAATAAAGATTGGAAACAAGTAGATCAAACGGACAGCAAAGAAGCAAAAAAAGTAGATGAAGCCCTTTTGCAGGTAAATAAAGTAGCAGGCAAACATAAAAAAGAACCGATGCTCGCTGCTTTATCCGTTATGTCGCATGCGCTAGTAGCGTTTGATAAGGAACAAAACCCAGTCGATGAAGAAGAACAGCGACTTGAGGTGAAGTCGGCATTTATGCCTGTTTTAGCTGATTTGCAAACAGCTATTAAAAACAAAGATGCAGAGGAAGCCTATGCCCAATACCAAAAGTGTTTGTCGACATGGAACCGGAACGAAAGTATTGTGCGCGAACAAAGTATTGCTTATTATGGGCAAATCGAAACCCAGTTGGGCTTTCTCCGAATAGCACTGTTACAAGATGAGAAAGACTTTGAGCAAATTAGTGGCATCTACGACAAGTTGGCAGAAGCGGTAGATGGATTTGTCTCTGGCAGGGAGATAAAAGCTAACAATAACAATTACTCTTTACACACATTAGTTGATTTGTTAGGGAAAGCAGATCAAGCCATTGATAATAATCAGCCTAAAGAAGCTGTTTCTTTCTTGCAGGAGTTCTTAACAGTTTGGCCGTCAGTTGAAGGGGACGTTCGAACGCGAAACGGCGGTTTATATACAAAGCTGGAAAGTGATATTCCGATCATTGCCGGAAAGCTTTCTTCTTCTGATGCAAATGTAGTGGAAAAACAGCAAAAGAAGATCAATGAGTACAAGCAATCGATTGAGCTGTTGCAGGGGAAAAGTTACACCATGTGGGATGCTGCATTGATTATGCTTCGTGAAGGATTGGAAGCCCTGCTGATCGTAGCCGCTTTGATTGCCTTTTTACGAAAAGCTAATGCTTCGCAACATCAAAAATGGATTTGGCTCGGTGCTCTTGCAGGAATCATTATGAGTGTTGTAGCTGCTGTAGTCATTAATATTATGTTTTCGGCAGCCACAGCAGGGGCTAATCGGGAAACGATTGAAGGAGTAACTGGAATTATAGCCGTTGTTATGATGATCGGTGTCGGTGTCTGGCTGCATCAAAAATCGAACATGAAAGCATGGAACCAGTATATCCAAAAGCAAATGGGAACCGCTCTTTCAACAGGAAGTATTATCTCGATGGCGTTAGTCAGCTTCCTGTCGATTTTTAGAGAAGGAGCAGAAACGGTTATCTTCTACATGGGGATGGCCCCATCAATAAGTACAGGCAAATTGCTTGCCGGTATTTTGCTTGCTCTTGTTATTTTGAGTGTATTCGCCTTTTTGCTCATCCGTTACAGTACAAAAATTGCTGTTGGCCCTTTCTTTAAGATTGCCACCATTTTAATTTATTTCCTGGCGTTTAAGATATTAGGTATGAGCATTCATGCTTTACAGTTAACCGGCCATATTGGAACGACACAAATACACAGCTTGCCGATTGTTAGCTGGATCGGCTTTTATCCGACATGGGAAACGATTATTCCCCAATTGGTACTTCTCGCTATTATAGCAATGACTGCTATGTGGATGAATAAGAGAGCATGA